A region of the Nothobranchius furzeri strain GRZ-AD chromosome 13, NfurGRZ-RIMD1, whole genome shotgun sequence genome:
cctcaaaaatgcaacttgcctaataattctgcactccctgtagagactttcttgtccgtaaaaagttcatcaactctgcatcagccgaggtattccttaaatttgaagcgtctaagcggcagtctaactctattggttagttctggttggcgctcagtttcctatggagctctgccgggcagggggcgtgcttagcaaaaaaaaaataaataaataaataaaaataaaaacgtaTTGCTTATATcagagtacatgataagataatcacttttacggatttctgacaaaccatacataatttctgaaagaggaaaactccagaaacCAGCTTTAATACTGATGCTTATAATTTGAGCTAGTTCAGTAGACTTCTACTGCCCTCTACTGACCACTATCAGAACTTACACAGGACGTCCAAACTGGCTTTTTCACTTATGATTTTTGGACTATTTTTGTTAATCTAAGCACAAAACTGAACAAAATAATCAATATTagcaaaaaaaaacatacttaatAGGCCAAGGACATGTTCTAGCagcattcttttttatattttaggtAAAACAGGAGAAAGTAGTGAACTATGGATAATTGTGGGTTGCTTGACACGTTTTAGAcaattaagaaaaagaaaaactaaatttaggcaaaacaaaaaaataatcctaaataaaAGAGCTTTGATCTAATTTTTTTCAGAGCTTTCAAAGTGACAAGAGCAGTTTTAGTGGGGGCCAGAGTAGGTCACAGCCACCCCACACCCCCCTGTGGGCCCCCTGCTGAGGTAGAACGTCCAACTCGGACAGAACCGGGAGGAGGAGTGGCCTGGGACAGATGCAGAGAACCAGGCGAGAATTCATCTTCAAATGTACatttctttaaccctctcaggctcaaaataatttTGACAAAAGGAAGAACaagtaagtccttcaggggtacttctgagttaaaaaatgctcatgaaatacatatgtggagtaaccaggtaggtaggtttaaactgttgcacatctgcaacgcctgtctccagagggttaacatatTTACGGGCCACCAAAAGGAGAACACCACCACCTAATGTGCATGGTCCATGCTCAGCTTGAGGTGGAACTGGCCCAAACCATTTTAAGATGAATCAAATTGCTACCACACAATCACGGCAAAAAGTACTAGATTCAAATGTATGGTTATGAAAAAATGTATACAATTTTTAAAAACTGGCTTTATttcaacaaaaaacatgttttcttgCAAGAAGAAAAAAAGGGATTTTTTCTATattgcacctctcaagataacaaTCACCAGCCACAAGaaacaattaaaaataaaacaaaactgagTAAGATAGAGCATAATAAAAAATGGGGAGAAtgaaaaattaaaagaaaaaaagaattaGAAAAATTAATTACATAATGCAGCTTTAATGTCGGCTGAGAAAAAGGTTCCCTATTATTCTGATGGCATTTTAGTGTAATTTTTCTTTTAGGAAATAATTAGAATATATTtgggagaaaaatatatatcttaAACGTTTTTGTTAAATGCCACTGGGCTCTTGAAGTGTTTGGGGGCCAAGGTAATCTTGTGCCCTCGCCAAAAAGTAAGTCTGCCTCTGTTCAAATGTAAAAATGTACCTAGGTTAGTGGCAGTTCCATGGACTGTTGACTATTAACTCAGATCTACAAGGATTGAAAGACAAAATTTCCTGGCATTTCTAGTACGATTTGAGGGGAGGGAGCAAGTACAGTAACTGTTTCTTAATGACGAAACACTGATTCTGGCTCAGGCGGCACATGGAATAAATAATCTGACTCGACACAATCTGAGGCAACCGCAATCATACCTAAGACAAGATTTTCACCAAAAAACAAACACTGTCCTGTTTATCTCTAAATAACTAGTTTGCACAATGTCGACATGGAACAAAGGTGGTGGGGACAATAGGGACTTGTTGAAGCAACATAAATGTGCACAGTAAGTGAAGACGGGTGAGACACAAAGGGGAGGAAGAGCGAGAGAGTGAGATTAATCAGAGGAAAGGAGGTTGCATGAGTTGTTTCCAGGAATTAGTAAACACTCTGTAAAAATGTAACTCATGACACTTCTGATTCTGGATTTTGAGGTGGTCTGTCACAACGTGCAATGACTCTGCAGTAAAACTCATACAGAGCACATCTGTGCATTCTGACAGAGCTCTGTGAGTAAGCAGAGGTAAATACTGGCATTTATTATTTAAGACTattacattttaataaaaaaaaagcagATCTCCACTCCTTATTCAGTAATATTAGTTTTTTCAGAAACACATTAATTAACAATTAATTCAATTAACTGTTTATTAAGCAAGAAGGGGGGGGGGCATAAACATCAAAATATCCTACAAATAGCACCCAAAAGAAAACAATCTTAAAATATTAAACCTGAAATTTCAAAAAGGCATTTTACAATCTTTGTGTAAAAACCAGAAAGATATATGAGACTGAACTATGTTTAGCAGTCATGGGTTCTGTAGAATGTGTTGCAGTGGTGTTGTGAGCTTCTGCACCTCTGTATTAATTGACCCAGAAGCTCCTCCtcaagtctgacagctcagatcaCCAATATTCAGCTCAACTGGAGACACTCATGGGCAAAAGTGAAACGAGGTGGGCGCAAAGAAAAGAACCTGGGGAAAAGGAGATTGTGAGTATTGACTAAGTTCTTTAAGCTTTTATGTGCAAATCAGCTGCTGTTGCGGCACGTCCAAAAGGTTGTGCTTCTGAGCCTCAGCTAAACAGATACGTGAAGTCTCCGCTCTATTTGTTCACAGTTCACAGAGTTCTGTTGGACTTAAACCATTTTCACCTCACATTGGTGTAACTGACATTTTCTGACAGAATAGACAGGTTTCTGACTCTCATACCGCGCTCTGACCTGCTAGTACCACTTCTGGCTGACTTTTGTTTATCTCAAagaattatttatttactttcacgTGGAAGATGATGTATGAATTAGCCCAGTCATGTAGAGATATACTGGACCATGTAAGCCGGTGGTTAAAAACATTATAAAATGATAAACAATGCTTGAAACAATTATTCTGATTCAGTCAAGCAACAATAGGACATTAACACAAAGCCAGTGGGTAGTTCTGGCACTGATGAAAGAAAGACAAGACCAGCTCATTTTCATGTACTGTAATCAAAATCTGATTAAACTAATCTTTTTCTTTACAATGCTCCTACAAACCTGTCCCACTCAGTGTTTGATTTGGTTAGGCCTAAAGTTTAAAAGTTCAGACAGTGAACCTTTAACGTTGTTAAAATATAAATCCTTCCTGGTTTCTCCTGCTAAAGAACCAAAGAGGAATTTTGGTCTTTGAAACGCTTAATGACCACATTAAGAAGGAAAAGTAATAAAGATTTAATTTTAGCTGTTAATTAGCATTAGGTTAGGTTATTAAGGGAAATAATATTAATGTCGTATTGATGTAaattaataaatatttaactcCACATCGTACAATATATTTTTTAGAATTTTTAGTGGCTTGTtttcatttatgtatttatttttatttattttatcactttcgtgATACCAATCAAGGTGGTCCAAAGAGCTGAACACAACAAACCTACAATGACCTAAAAGACAAAAGTGAAGATTAAAATAATTATGCGTAAGCAACAACTAATCAAAATATAAACGGAATCAAACGcactttttaataaataaataaataaatacaaaaagcATTGGGCCACTAACGGACAGAAAACAAGAGGAGGTGTAAAAATCTACTGCAGTTAGACAGCCAGTCTGTTTTCAGTGCTTCGTGTGAATAACGGGTTAAAGCAGCGGTTCAGACCCACTGGGGTCTTGAGATGACCTCCATAAATATAATAAATTCATATACTTGTCCTATAAATAATGTAACATTTTAAAACTAGTTCCATTTGGTAGAATAAAAGTGCAAAAACAAAGCATTAACCGCCTATAGTTATTTCAGTGGTTAAATTATATTTTATTGGGTAAGAAGCTGAGAATGATCTGTTTAACTAAGTTGAAATGTTGGAGATCTTAGGTTTTACTGTGAGAGACCGTTCAGGACGAAGGCCACTGGACCTCAGTAGAAACAGGACGCCCTGACTGATGTTGAGTCTTGGAAAAAAACTAGACGAGAAACCTGATTGATTTGGTCTCACGTGACCAGCGGTTGATTAGCCCGAAGAATAAACACCTGTGAGCGTTGCAATAGTTCTGAGCGCACCCGCGTGAGGAGAAGGGAGCGCGCGCTCATCTCAGCCCTGTTTCTGTTTGTTCCAGTCAGGCTCCGGATGCCTCTGAACGCAGGAAACCACGACCCGGTCCAGGGCAAAGCTCTGTCGGACGCCGAGGAAGCCTCTGAGACGACTCCTCTGCTCCCGCCGGCTTCCGTCTACTCATGGCAGCCTCTGACCAAACAGGAGCTAGAGGCCGCGGCGGGAAGTCCCGAATGGAGAGCGACACGTCATTACCTGGTGCTGGCGTTCTGGCTCACCTGGGTCACCATGCTGGCCGCCGCCTGCACCATAGTGGTGCTCAGTCCGCGGCCGGTACCGACCTGTCTCAAATGGTGGCAGAAGAGCCTGTTCTACCGGCTGCAGCCGGAGCTGACTGGGTCAGAGGGCAACAACGGTAAATCCATCTGAAGATCTATGCTCAGTTGTCATTTTGAGTGAACGAAAAAGTCATGCACAACTTCCTGGATGATCTGGTGCCTTTTAGATAATTGTTATATAATCCCTTCAGCATCTATCACAGAGCACTAAACTCACCTCAGGAGTTGACCCTAAGCTCATCCTATTTGGGTCAGAGGTGAGCCCCTGTATAGTCCAGCCGTGTTGCGGAGGGGCTCTATGCTGTAGAGGCTTCTCTGATTTTAACTCCTATATTATTACCGTTCTTCTACAGAGCTTAATGAAATGCTGGGGAGGTAATTCAGCCAATAAATTAGTGTTGTAAAAAAaacctaaaacatgctggatggtgtCCCTCAAGGACCAGTGTTGGACACCCCTGATCCAGGTCTTTGTATCAGGACAGTGACTCCATAACAGAATTCCTGTAAGAAAAGCAGTGTTGCCAAGGCCTGGTCAAAGTCCAGGATTATGTCTACATCCCAGTGACATGTGATTCCTCCAGAGATGTAAAACACTGATGTCACACAGGAGATGATTACTTCAAGATGCTAAACTTGCTGCTACTTCTGGTTTACAGTAGAATCTAATGTAGTCCAGTGATGTGTTTACTCAGCTTGTCAATTGAATGTAAATCAGAATCTGATTAAAATTCCCATTTATTTTTCCTAAGCAGTGAGTGAtcacctcctccacctgcagTCTTTGGGTGTAGGAGCgctgatcctggagggtgtgtttcATAAAAAAGCATCTCTAACAAACCTCAGCACCCCCACtgagaacctggcagcgctggctCAGATCCAGCATCTGTTCATGGAGAGTAAAAAAGCAGGTGAGTGAAGACGTATCCACGCCGTGGCTCAATATTTGTTTATGCGAAGACTTTTTCAGTTCCCATTGTCTCAAAAATCACATTTGAGCCGCTGTCAGTGTTGACACTAATTTGGGCTTTTAGGTCTCAGAGTGGTGTTGGATCTTTGCAAAGCGACTTTGCTGGAGCTTGAAGAAGCAGCCTGGAACTCAGACAGGCTGTCAAACTATTCATCTGCAGAAAAGGTCAAACGCATTCTGGCAAAGCAGTTGTGTCACTGAAACTCTGAATCTCAACAGTGTTGTTCTCTGCGCTGCAGCACGCGTTAAGATTCTGGTTGGAGCAAGGCGTTGCGGGGTTTGTCATCTGTGACACAGATGAAGCGTATTCGGAAGAGGTAAACGCACTGATCTTCATACAGACATGTCACATTTTTTGTTTAATTGTGCTACAAGTTGTTTACCTTTGCCAACATTTCAGACTCTATTAGAGTGGAGAGGTGTACTGGAAGAATTCGGCCACCGGGGTGTCAAAAAGTACAGTTTGAATGCAGGTGTTTTAATTTAAAATCAGTGCTCCGATATGTGTGCATAATCATGTGTCCATGCATCTCTCTGCAGGATTATAGTGGTGAAACAGACATCAGATGTTCTGCGTCCAATACGTGGCTCCAACAACGTTACGCTCGTGAACATGGTGTTGAAGTCCATCTTGCCAAAATCCCATCACCATCTGTCTGCTGATGAAGTGGTTCATGCTGTAGAAGCATGGCTGCAAATGAGCCCAGAGGAGGCGTGGTCGGGCTGGAGCGTAAGACATGATTTCTGTTGTTAAGGACTTTCGTTTTCCCCAAACAGGACAGAAAAGAGTAACATTCTATagcaaaacagaaatgtaaacaaaACGGACCCAAGATTTTAGAATGGCTACATGTCCAACGGCTATTTATCAGGTTTTATTTTGCTTTgcgtttttgaaaaaaaaaaaaaaaaaaaaaaaaccattaaaATTGATTTGTCACGTTAACTTAACATCAGCCTGTCTAAATGCCACCAAACTGCATTCAGGAAAAAAGTTTACAAGGAAGGGTAAATGTGTGCATTTCATGTAGGAAATCTGAGGTTTCACCAGTTTAGGATTAACCAGTAGATTACAGTTCTCTGTGCTGTGATGCTTCCTGCAGATTGGAGGTAAAGTGTCTCATGAACTGAAGCGGTTACTGCTCGTACTGATGATGACTCTGCCTGGATCACCTGCTCTCCAGCATAAGGACATTATCAACCAGACAAAGGTTTGTTCACACAAACAAATGAACCTCTTCTTCACATTCGTGCATAAATTGCAGCAGTGTTTATTCCCCTCCATCCCTTCTTCAGAGCCAGAAGACAGAACACTCTGCCACTGTCGCTCTCCTCACCACTCTCAGCCACTCCAAAGCCAAAGAAGAAGCTCTCCTCTACGGTAGCTTCACCTTTCTCCCCGTCAACGGCTCCTCCAACTCTTCTTCCAACTCCTCTTCCTCCCCCGCTCCAGTCTTGGCCTTCCTGCGCTCATGGGGCTGCGTTCAGTTCCTCATTCTGCTGAACTTCGGCTCTGATTCTTACACTTTGGATCCCGCTTGGGCCTCAAGTCTGCCTGAGAAGGGGGTATTTGTGGCGAGCACGGGGATGAACCACTTAGGCTCGATGAGTCTGTTCTCGTTCAATCTGCAGCCTCGTGAAGCCATTGTGGTCAAACTGTTCAAGGCTGGAAGCTACTCGTAAAGCTGCTGAGTAAATAAGTCGTCTTCTCAAAGACATAAAAACATGGGAATCATTTTTTAAAGTTCTGACTtgtgtactgaaaataaattgtgGCATAATTTCTTGTCTAAAGTTAATATTTATGGGATGATTTGGAACAAAGGATTTGTGATTGCTTCCTCTATGCATGGTAACAAAAAGACAATGATTGGTTGCTTTTATGCTTCAATTCCATTGAGGGGTTTGGGAGGGGCTGCAGCAGGTCGGCATGCTATTTTTCCTTTCAGTAGTAAGAGCGAGACATAAAACCAACCTGGACCGTGCCGTTGACTGGCACCTTCAGTTGTAGCTCCATAGTCTCACACAACGGACCATGGACCGGGGAGCAGAAAAA
Encoded here:
- the LOC107380294 gene encoding amino acid transporter heavy chain SLC3A2 isoform X1; amino-acid sequence: MPLNAGNHDPVQGKALSDAEEASETTPLLPPASVYSWQPLTKQELEAAAGSPEWRATRHYLVLAFWLTWVTMLAAACTIVVLSPRPVPTCLKWWQKSLFYRLQPELTGSEGNNAVSDHLLHLQSLGVGALILEGVFHKKASLTNLSTPTENLAALAQIQHLFMESKKAGLRVVLDLCKATLLELEEAAWNSDRLSNYSSAEKHALRFWLEQGVAGFVICDTDEAYSEETLLEWRGVLEEFGHRGVKKIIVVKQTSDVLRPIRGSNNVTLVNMVLKSILPKSHHHLSADEVVHAVEAWLQMSPEEAWSGWSIGGKVSHELKRLLLVLMMTLPGSPALQHKDIINQTKSQKTEHSATVALLTTLSHSKAKEEALLYGSFTFLPVNGSSNSSSNSSSSPAPVLAFLRSWGCVQFLILLNFGSDSYTLDPAWASSLPEKGVFVASTGMNHLGSMSLFSFNLQPREAIVVKLFKAGSYS
- the LOC107380294 gene encoding amino acid transporter heavy chain SLC3A2 isoform X2; translation: MPLNAGNHDPVQGKALSDAEEASETTPLLPPASVYSWQPLTKQELEAAAGSPEWRATRHYLVLAFWLTWVTMLAAACTIVVLSPRPVPTCLKWWQKSLFYRLQPELTGSEGNNVSDHLLHLQSLGVGALILEGVFHKKASLTNLSTPTENLAALAQIQHLFMESKKAGLRVVLDLCKATLLELEEAAWNSDRLSNYSSAEKHALRFWLEQGVAGFVICDTDEAYSEETLLEWRGVLEEFGHRGVKKIIVVKQTSDVLRPIRGSNNVTLVNMVLKSILPKSHHHLSADEVVHAVEAWLQMSPEEAWSGWSIGGKVSHELKRLLLVLMMTLPGSPALQHKDIINQTKSQKTEHSATVALLTTLSHSKAKEEALLYGSFTFLPVNGSSNSSSNSSSSPAPVLAFLRSWGCVQFLILLNFGSDSYTLDPAWASSLPEKGVFVASTGMNHLGSMSLFSFNLQPREAIVVKLFKAGSYS